Sequence from the Candidatus Binataceae bacterium genome:
CGCCCGTGCCGGACCATGATCAGACCATCCATGATGGTGTCGAAGAGCGCGGTCTGTCCGTAGGCGTGCAGCAGCGCAAGCCTGCTCCTGACCAGAAAGTGATTGGTGGTGAACGGCTGGAGCAGGAACGGACGGTTGGAAAACGCGAACAGGAATACGTCGTCCTGCTCGTTCAGATCGCCGATAAATTGCGAAATCGCGGCGCGCAACTGCTGCAGCTTGGGCTCCATGCTGCCCGACGTGTCCGCCAGGATTCCGATCGAGACCGGGGTGTTGAGGTCCTGGCGCAGGAATTCGAGCGGCCGCTGAATACCGTCGACATAGATGCGGAAGTCGCCTTTTTGCAGGCCCGTGACGTAACGGCCGTTCTGGTCGGTCACGGTGACCGTCACCTGCTCATAGCCCGTCTGGCTGCGCAGCGCGCGCGAGGGCAGTTCCAGCTCCTGTCCGGGCTGCGGGCTCACCTGCGGCATCGTCAATGCGCCGGTGCCGCCCTGCTGGCTGCTCGGCGTGGTCGGCAGCTCGAGGACCGATCCGCCCTGGTTGTTGTTGAGCGGACGGGACGGCGGGACGTACCCGTGCTGCTGCGCCGCAGCCGGTCCGGCCGCGATAGCCAGCAAGGCCGCGAGTATCGCCACCGTTGCTGTCGCCGCCCAACCACGGCCCGCGCGGCCTTTAAAGCTCAGCATTGCCAGTGTCCTCGAGTACAAATTTCCCGACCCCGGTCTCAGCTCAGCGACCGCCACAAGGAAGTCCTTAGCTCCAGGCACTTTCGATAGTCTCGATCTTCCTATTTGCCCGCGTCTTGAGCAAGCAGGCAGGTGACGCGATTGGATCGGACGCTCTGACGGGTGTTTTTATTCGGTTTGCCCCCGATTCCGCTCCATCTCGACCGCACGCCTGGCCGAGCGGCGCGCCAGTCATGACCTCGACCGGCCGTCGTTTCCTTCAACAGATTAGACGCATCCCGACGCTTCCAGTTTCGCCTATTGTCCCCGCAACAGCCACCGTCGTAAGGTGGCCTTCAGGCCTTATGGGCAGCCCCGGCGGACCGGGTGCAAGGAGGACGGGATGAAATTCGGCATATTCATGGCGCCTTTCCATCGCACCGGCGAAAACCCCACGCTCTGCTTCGAGCGCGACCTGGAACTTATCGAATGGCTCGATCGCACCGGCTACGACGAGGTCTTCATCGGCGAGCATCATTCCTCCGGATGGGAAATCATCTCGTCGCCCGATATCTTCATCGCCGCCGCCGCCGGACGCACCCGCCGCATCATGCTCGGCTCGGGCGTGGTCAGCGTCCCCTACCACAACCCGTTCAACATCGCGAACCGCTACGCCCTGCTCGACCATCTGACGCGCGGACGCGTGATGCTCGGATGCGGCCCGGGCGCGCTCTCCGCCGACGCGCACATGCTGGGCATCGACACGACCCAGCAGCGCCGCCAGATGGTCGAGGGCGTCAAGGCCATAATGCGGCTCTTCACCGAGGAAGGCGGCATCACGATCGACGGGTCGTTCTTCCGCCTGAACGACGCTCATCTGCAGATCAAGCCCTACCAGCAGCCGCATCTGCCGATCTTTGTCGCGAACAC
This genomic interval carries:
- a CDS encoding VWA domain-containing protein, which codes for MAILAALLAIAAGPAAAQQHGYVPPSRPLNNNQGGSVLELPTTPSSQQGGTGALTMPQVSPQPGQELELPSRALRSQTGYEQVTVTVTDQNGRYVTGLQKGDFRIYVDGIQRPLEFLRQDLNTPVSIGILADTSGSMEPKLQQLRAAISQFIGDLNEQDDVFLFAFSNRPFLLQPFTTNHFLVRSRLALLHAYGQTALFDTIMDGLIMVRHGRYDKKALLVVTDGMDNASQATLQQVVGQARRMGVLIYSIGIGDPNSGGGVGIAIGPFMFGGDMDRVDTQTLTELSNESGARTFVVREVGDGEALRQDCAMISNELRQQYTAGFVAPDPSRPGYRSLKVDVPNRPELSVRVRKGVTVGGGSTEYAGPDGGP